The proteins below are encoded in one region of bacterium:
- the folK gene encoding 2-amino-4-hydroxy-6-hydroxymethyldihydropteridine diphosphokinase produces MPTVYISIGSNLDKERNITLCLFNLESSQEIKIKRLSNIYLTSPVGHQRQEDFLNFVAEINTYLTPLNLLLKLKKIEKKQEREYEIFWGPRTIDLDIIFYDHLVLEDDQLTIPHRHMEERAFVLKPLSELEPLYIHPFLNKSVRELLNELKEDGITLYGKWTKKESHWIINKT; encoded by the coding sequence ATGCCCACGGTCTATATTTCAATAGGTTCTAACCTCGATAAAGAAAGAAATATTACTCTTTGCCTTTTTAACCTTGAGTCTTCTCAAGAGATAAAAATAAAAAGGTTATCTAATATTTATCTTACCTCACCGGTAGGACACCAAAGGCAAGAGGACTTTTTAAACTTTGTGGCTGAAATAAATACTTACTTAACCCCTCTCAATCTTCTTCTGAAGTTAAAGAAGATTGAGAAAAAACAAGAAAGAGAGTATGAAATATTTTGGGGTCCGCGAACGATAGATCTAGATATAATCTTTTATGATCATTTAGTCTTAGAAGATGATCAATTAACCATTCCTCATCGGCACATGGAGGAAAGAGCTTTTGTTTTAAAACCTTTAAGTGAATTAGAGCCTTTATATATTCACCCTTTCCTTAATAAAAGCGTAAGAGAATTGCTTAATGAATTAAAAGAAGATGGCATTACCCTTTATGGAAAATGGACAAAGAAAGAAAGCCATTGGATAATAAATAAGACTTAA
- a CDS encoding class I SAM-dependent methyltransferase: protein MSDVNSLEKELRSVKHYKNNRYRGMDQRIINSKELAIIKRIFSYLNKERRDYSLLDVPCGYGRFSPLLEKEWKFTSLDISLPMVLECKKSLSSASNQDFLVANIKKLPLKDSSYDCVLTIRLIQHVLEKAERIEIFKEINRVTRRYLILSFYKRSNIHLTFRRIESFFNRSRKKISMLLWKEFKDEVESCGFRVLKVFPVLKYLHASHIVLLEKLAV, encoded by the coding sequence ATGTCCGATGTTAATTCCTTAGAGAAAGAGCTAAGATCAGTAAAGCATTATAAGAATAATCGTTATAGAGGAATGGATCAAAGAATAATAAACTCTAAAGAGTTAGCGATTATAAAAAGGATATTTAGCTATTTAAATAAAGAGAGAAGAGATTACTCCTTGCTTGATGTTCCTTGTGGATATGGACGGTTTTCTCCACTTTTAGAAAAAGAATGGAAATTTACGAGCCTCGATATCTCGCTTCCTATGGTTTTGGAATGTAAGAAATCTCTTTCTTCTGCTTCAAATCAAGATTTTTTAGTAGCCAACATAAAAAAACTACCTTTAAAAGATAGTAGTTATGACTGTGTCCTTACCATAAGGTTAATTCAACATGTTCTGGAAAAGGCGGAACGGATAGAAATCTTTAAAGAAATAAATAGAGTCACCAGAAGATATTTAATTCTTTCTTTTTACAAGAGAAGCAATATTCATCTAACCTTTAGAAGAATTGAATCTTTTTTTAACCGATCAAGAAAGAAAATAAGCATGCTATTATGGAAAGAATTTAAAGATGAGGTTGAATCTTGTGGATTTAGAGTTTTAAAAGTATTTCCAGTCTTAAAGTATCTTCATGCTTCCCATATTGTTCTTTTAGAAAAACTGGCAGTTTAA